One Ignavibacterium album JCM 16511 genomic region harbors:
- the dut gene encoding dUTP diphosphatase — protein MSESIEIKVKRLSEEFSDVQLPAYTTEGSAGMDIRAAVKSELIIEPGKVALVPTNISVEIPQGYEIQVRPRSGLAANNSIGILNSPGTIDSDYRGEIKIIMMNFGDEPFIIHRGDRIAQLVVSKVYQAKIIETENLNSSKRGEGGFGHTGKK, from the coding sequence ATGTCTGAATCAATTGAAATAAAAGTCAAGCGACTAAGTGAAGAATTTTCTGATGTTCAACTTCCAGCTTACACTACTGAAGGAAGTGCAGGAATGGATATTCGAGCTGCTGTTAAAAGTGAATTGATAATTGAACCGGGTAAAGTTGCTTTAGTGCCAACGAATATTTCAGTGGAAATCCCACAAGGTTATGAAATTCAGGTGAGACCGAGAAGCGGGCTTGCAGCAAATAATTCAATCGGGATATTAAATTCACCCGGAACAATTGATTCTGATTATCGTGGTGAGATAAAAATTATTATGATGAATTTTGGCGATGAGCCATTTATTATCCATCGTGGTGATAGAATTGCTCAGCTTGTAGTGTCAAAAGTTTATCAAGCAAAAATCATCGAAACTGAAAATCTTAACTCAAGCAAAAGAGGTGAAGGAGGTTTTGGTCACACGGGTAAAAAATAA